In uncultured Methanobacterium sp., a genomic segment contains:
- a CDS encoding GTP cyclohydrolase IIa — protein MIQMTLIQIDNYGPWTVTPKPRAEADLQILQAELYADLQRQFAVKGGLVFFTRFDNMLAVTNGVDMDHHLRIQRSINNRYPITVSMGVGTAETPYEAQRSATSALQKYGGAQSEDRSEILAIEGLVKPDDSFVQIAHIDINGITDSLTDIIPAYDTSFIVNRVQHFLMKKLIEKGSLLFFIGGDNFMSPCNGMNPEGLLTIIEEIEEEINIALKAGVGKAPTAEKAANLADLALEEIRDGCTYNLVHVMKE, from the coding sequence ATGATACAAATGACTTTAATTCAGATTGACAACTACGGACCCTGGACTGTTACCCCCAAACCACGGGCCGAAGCAGACCTGCAGATATTGCAGGCAGAATTATACGCCGACCTGCAAAGGCAATTCGCAGTCAAAGGGGGACTGGTTTTCTTCACCCGCTTTGATAACATGCTGGCGGTTACCAACGGAGTGGACATGGATCACCATCTGCGTATCCAAAGGTCCATCAACAACCGTTACCCTATAACCGTGAGTATGGGTGTGGGAACTGCCGAAACTCCCTACGAAGCACAGAGAAGCGCCACCAGTGCACTTCAAAAATATGGTGGAGCCCAATCAGAGGACCGCAGCGAAATCCTGGCCATTGAAGGCCTGGTGAAACCAGATGACAGCTTTGTGCAGATTGCCCATATTGATATAAACGGAATCACCGATTCCTTAACCGATATCATTCCCGCATATGACACTTCGTTTATAGTTAATCGAGTTCAGCACTTCCTCATGAAAAAATTAATTGAAAAAGGATCTTTGCTCTTTTTCATTGGTGGAGATAACTTCATGTCTCCATGTAATGGTATGAATCCTGAAGGACTGCTCACCATAATCGAAGAGATTGAAGAAGAAATCAACATCGCCCTGAAAGCAGGTGTTGGAAAGGCACCTACCGCTGAAAAAGCAGCTAACCTCGCTGATCTGGCCTTAGAAGAAATTCGGGATGGTTGCACCTACAATCTGGTTCATGTTATGAAGGAATAA
- the cofD gene encoding 2-phospho-L-lactate transferase, which yields MINVLSGGTGTPKLLQGMMGLVNPEDITVIVNTVENDYFSGVYVAPDVDTVLYTLAGIINEDTWYGVKDDSFITHDRLKEIGCPETLKIGDRDRALKIQKTILMKEHSLSEAVDTQRKELGIKSRIIPMSNQQSHITITTNLGEMEFHQFLVENQGKPEVLKISYQKVDPAPGLIESIENSDMVVIGPSNPITSIGPIISAKGVRKALENSYVVGVSPIVGDKPVSGPAAKFMQAMGHEVSSLGVADIYKDFMDKFIIDLVDRDHQEEIERLISDVMITETIMTNVIDKTNLARCILGENV from the coding sequence ATGATAAACGTGCTTTCCGGTGGAACCGGCACTCCAAAACTCCTTCAAGGTATGATGGGGTTGGTAAATCCTGAAGATATCACGGTAATCGTGAACACAGTGGAGAATGATTATTTCTCTGGAGTTTACGTGGCCCCTGATGTGGATACAGTGCTTTACACCCTGGCCGGGATCATCAACGAAGACACCTGGTACGGGGTTAAGGATGATAGTTTTATAACCCATGACCGGTTAAAGGAAATCGGGTGTCCAGAAACCCTAAAAATCGGAGATCGAGACCGGGCCCTGAAAATCCAGAAAACAATATTAATGAAAGAACATTCCCTATCTGAAGCTGTAGATACTCAGAGAAAGGAACTGGGAATCAAGTCCAGAATAATTCCCATGAGCAACCAGCAATCCCACATCACCATAACTACCAATCTAGGTGAAATGGAATTCCACCAGTTCCTGGTTGAAAACCAGGGAAAACCAGAAGTACTTAAGATCAGTTATCAGAAGGTTGATCCTGCTCCCGGTTTAATAGAGTCAATTGAAAACTCAGATATGGTGGTTATTGGACCTTCAAATCCCATAACATCCATTGGACCCATAATATCAGCCAAAGGTGTTCGGAAAGCTCTTGAAAATTCTTACGTTGTTGGTGTATCTCCCATAGTTGGTGATAAACCAGTTAGCGGTCCGGCAGCTAAGTTTATGCAGGCTATGGGTCATGAAGTTTCGTCTCTGGGCGTGGCTGACATATATAAAGATTTTATGGATAAATTCATAATTGACCTGGTGGATAGAGATCATCAGGAAGAAATAGAAAGACTAATATCAGATGTCATGATAACAGAGACCATCATGACCAATGTCATAGATAAGACAAATTTAGCCAGATGTATTTTGGGTGAAAATGTATGA
- a CDS encoding bifunctional precorrin-2 dehydrogenase/sirohydrochlorin ferrochelatase, with product MGWTPLYLEMQDKNVLVVGAGEVGQRRALRFLEAGANVTMTGGHIPHELEEVGVIPQLRSELSKWVEWADLVVVASGDQQLNQEVAHLAKDKLINRADHPEEGNFIVPSSFFIKDVQFSIFTQGKSPIMARQLRKRIQALIQEEDILKMELQHFTRQLLKGKVHDQKNRRDYLYQILNDKKINEFLDKGELEEAQDYVTFLLETQD from the coding sequence ATGGGATGGACCCCCCTCTACCTGGAGATGCAGGATAAAAACGTCCTGGTGGTTGGAGCAGGGGAGGTTGGGCAAAGAAGAGCGCTCCGTTTCCTGGAGGCTGGTGCTAATGTGACTATGACTGGAGGTCATATTCCACACGAGCTCGAAGAAGTGGGAGTTATTCCCCAACTCCGTTCAGAGCTTTCGAAATGGGTTGAGTGGGCTGATCTGGTGGTGGTGGCCAGTGGAGATCAGCAGTTAAACCAGGAAGTGGCCCATTTAGCTAAAGATAAGCTCATTAACCGTGCGGACCATCCTGAAGAGGGTAATTTCATTGTTCCATCCTCTTTTTTTATTAAAGATGTGCAGTTTTCCATTTTCACCCAGGGTAAAAGTCCAATTATGGCACGACAGCTGCGAAAACGTATTCAGGCCTTGATTCAGGAAGAAGACATTTTAAAGATGGAACTTCAGCATTTCACCCGCCAGTTACTCAAAGGAAAAGTGCATGATCAAAAAAACCGCCGCGATTATTTATACCAAATATTAAATGACAAGAAGATTAATGAATTTTTAGATAAAGGTGAACTGGAAGAAGCCCAGGATTACGTTACCTTTCTTCTGGAAACCCAAGATTGA
- the hemA gene encoding glutamyl-tRNA reductase, giving the protein MILNIRIDHKTADIRKIEESTHKLDEIFAKIQEDHSVQEYILLKTCNRAELYLILNECSLDYHWGGLVVEKNEKALEHVLKLSCGLESMIIGEDQILGQLKEAHKTSIKENHCGPVLGTIFTKAVHVGQAVRKKTRINQGSVSIGSAAVNLAESVLGDLKCKKVLIIGAGKMGTLVAKALVEKHLKAIVVANRTYNRAVCLAKELEGSAIHFDRLAEAMYDADVIICATGAPHPILTREKVEASVPAENLEKMVMVDIANPRDIEEDVAQLGVRLYNIDDLRDIADKNRKMREREACEAEKIIAEELQLLETSLRHLEVKPIIGDIRSQAEVIRQRETKKALRMLGDMNGKEKVVDDLTKVVVDRVFYDIIHNLREAAENGDKDVLEAAQTIFKK; this is encoded by the coding sequence GTGATTCTTAACATCAGGATCGACCATAAAACAGCGGATATTCGCAAAATAGAGGAATCCACCCATAAACTGGATGAAATATTCGCGAAAATACAGGAAGATCACTCAGTACAGGAGTACATCCTTCTAAAAACCTGTAACCGTGCTGAACTTTACCTGATTCTGAATGAATGTTCTCTGGATTACCACTGGGGCGGCCTGGTAGTCGAAAAAAATGAAAAAGCCCTTGAACATGTTCTTAAACTTTCCTGCGGATTGGAATCCATGATCATTGGAGAGGATCAGATACTGGGCCAGTTAAAAGAGGCACATAAAACCAGTATCAAGGAAAACCATTGTGGTCCAGTTTTAGGGACCATCTTCACCAAGGCAGTACACGTAGGACAGGCAGTGAGGAAGAAAACACGAATAAACCAGGGATCAGTTTCCATTGGTTCTGCAGCAGTGAATCTAGCAGAATCGGTTTTAGGTGATCTCAAATGCAAGAAAGTGCTGATTATTGGGGCAGGTAAAATGGGAACCCTGGTGGCTAAAGCTCTGGTGGAAAAGCACCTCAAGGCCATTGTAGTGGCTAACCGTACTTATAATCGGGCAGTTTGTCTTGCTAAGGAATTAGAGGGAAGTGCAATTCATTTTGACCGTCTGGCTGAGGCTATGTATGATGCAGATGTGATTATATGTGCAACCGGAGCCCCTCACCCCATACTTACACGAGAAAAGGTGGAAGCATCTGTTCCTGCTGAAAACCTGGAGAAAATGGTGATGGTTGATATTGCCAATCCAAGGGATATTGAGGAAGATGTAGCTCAGCTGGGAGTGAGACTCTACAATATAGACGATCTCCGCGATATTGCCGATAAAAACAGGAAAATGAGGGAGCGCGAGGCATGTGAAGCTGAAAAGATCATTGCGGAGGAGTTGCAGCTTTTGGAAACATCCTTGCGGCATCTGGAAGTTAAACCCATTATTGGAGATATCAGATCCCAGGCCGAAGTAATCAGGCAAAGAGAAACCAAAAAAGCACTTCGCATGCTGGGAGACATGAACGGTAAGGAGAAAGTGGTTGATGACCTTACCAAAGTGGTAGTTGATCGTGTTTTTTATGATATAATCCATAATTTAAGAGAAGCAGCAGAAAATGGTGATAAGGATGTTTTAGAAGCTGCCCAAACTATTTTTAAAAAATAA
- a CDS encoding coenzyme F420-0:L-glutamate ligase, with the protein MEIKIIGIKGIPLIKTGDDLSQLILKAAELQDIQLDNEDILVIAETAVAKAEGNLIHLENIKPSQNAREIAEITGKDAKLVEAIIKESNEIVKVGPDFIISETKHGFVCANAGIDESNVDKGLATPIPLNPDNSAQMIRETLEKTTGKRVAVIISDTQGRAFREGAIGTAIGISGMLPTWDRCGELDLYDRELQTTSIAVADELSSAASLVMGQANEGIPVVIIRGVSYFQKLRNESATIKPLIRPKKYDVFRE; encoded by the coding sequence ATGGAAATTAAAATTATAGGAATCAAAGGCATTCCCCTCATTAAAACTGGAGATGATCTATCCCAACTTATTTTAAAGGCGGCAGAACTGCAGGATATCCAACTGGATAATGAGGATATTCTGGTTATTGCTGAAACTGCAGTGGCCAAAGCTGAAGGCAATTTAATCCATCTAGAAAATATTAAACCAAGCCAAAATGCCAGAGAAATTGCCGAAATAACAGGGAAAGATGCAAAGTTGGTTGAAGCAATAATTAAGGAGTCAAACGAAATCGTTAAGGTTGGACCTGACTTCATTATTTCAGAAACTAAACATGGTTTTGTGTGTGCCAATGCTGGTATTGATGAATCCAATGTGGATAAAGGGCTGGCAACACCCATACCACTGAATCCCGATAACAGTGCCCAGATGATAAGGGAAACATTAGAAAAAACTACTGGGAAACGTGTTGCAGTAATAATATCTGACACACAGGGCAGAGCATTCCGCGAAGGTGCTATTGGAACAGCTATTGGTATTTCAGGGATGTTACCAACATGGGATCGTTGTGGTGAACTTGATTTATATGATAGAGAGCTTCAAACGACCAGTATAGCTGTTGCTGATGAATTATCATCTGCAGCATCCCTGGTCATGGGTCAAGCCAATGAAGGGATACCAGTAGTTATCATTCGCGGTGTTAGTTACTTCCAGAAACTCAGAAATGAATCTGCCACCATAAAACCATTAATAAGGCCCAAAAAATACGATGTTTTTCGTGAATAA
- a CDS encoding MotA/TolQ/ExbB proton channel family protein: MIYEFFAGSFATIMEMFKSGGVITYIITLIGIYGIYSSVEKIYYLRKISMVGLPQIMGEVNKAMERGGSLEALRSIGRYQNPISKIVAEALKIGFRNNREVEDAMERVFIVEMSRMTKGLDTIRTIIEIAPLLGLIGTVLGMWYTFKAMGVNASPTGMAEGIYVALITTIAGLAVAIIILPLYTHINSKIEHELDKIEIAKKMTNWRTAEMRIKVDSDIENAITALKESDGILEVKELHQDKEANIWISLNPHMLEKSIGNIIKEKCNTEARIVESKLKQ; this comes from the coding sequence ATGATCTACGAATTTTTCGCAGGCTCCTTTGCCACTATAATGGAGATGTTCAAAAGTGGAGGAGTCATCACTTACATCATTACCCTAATCGGAATTTATGGAATATATTCTTCTGTAGAGAAAATATACTACCTCCGCAAGATATCCATGGTAGGATTACCCCAGATCATGGGAGAAGTTAACAAAGCCATGGAAAGAGGTGGTTCTCTGGAAGCATTACGTTCCATAGGACGTTACCAGAATCCTATTTCTAAAATAGTTGCAGAAGCCCTTAAAATCGGTTTTCGTAACAACAGAGAAGTTGAAGATGCCATGGAAAGGGTGTTCATTGTGGAAATGAGCCGTATGACCAAAGGACTGGACACCATACGAACCATTATTGAAATAGCACCCCTTTTAGGATTGATTGGAACTGTTCTGGGAATGTGGTATACATTCAAAGCAATGGGAGTAAATGCCAGCCCAACTGGTATGGCTGAGGGTATTTACGTGGCACTTATTACCACCATTGCAGGTTTAGCAGTGGCCATAATTATCCTCCCACTATACACTCATATTAACAGTAAAATAGAGCATGAACTGGATAAAATAGAAATCGCCAAAAAAATGACCAACTGGCGAACTGCAGAGATGCGCATAAAAGTGGATTCAGATATTGAAAATGCAATTACTGCCTTAAAAGAATCTGATGGTATTTTAGAAGTGAAGGAACTTCATCAGGATAAAGAAGCTAACATCTGGATTTCACTGAACCCCCACATGCTGGAAAAAAGTATTGGCAACATAATTAAGGAAAAATGTAATACCGAAGCCAGGATTGTGGAAAGTAAGCTAAAACAGTGA
- a CDS encoding methanogenesis marker 9 domain-containing protein, with the protein MVWENSPSHVCRGGDKRALTFCCPPVKPCPIVFALEEAEMTPQEYIEIKEKFGEKTRLGEGEGTCFGSLVWCCKPSKPCPLRDMVLRRIDMSPEEYMDLKHQLSQELVGHETVNNKESIKALSDTFGVSNEEATQVLSECGNDLKTAIKVLRMKNLEL; encoded by the coding sequence ATGGTATGGGAAAATTCACCATCACATGTATGTCGAGGTGGAGACAAGAGAGCCTTAACATTCTGTTGTCCTCCTGTTAAGCCTTGCCCTATAGTATTCGCTCTTGAAGAAGCAGAGATGACTCCTCAAGAGTACATTGAGATTAAAGAAAAATTTGGAGAAAAAACCCGTCTGGGTGAGGGTGAAGGAACCTGTTTCGGATCCCTGGTATGGTGCTGTAAACCATCCAAACCATGCCCACTACGGGACATGGTACTGCGCAGGATCGATATGAGTCCTGAAGAGTACATGGATCTAAAACACCAGTTATCACAGGAACTGGTAGGTCATGAAACCGTAAATAATAAAGAGAGTATTAAAGCTCTTTCTGATACATTTGGTGTTTCCAATGAGGAAGCAACACAGGTTCTTTCAGAGTGTGGTAACGACCTGAAAACCGCAATTAAGGTTCTCAGGATGAAAAATCTGGAGTTATAA
- a CDS encoding biopolymer transporter ExbD, with protein MTIDTSSYRRKLRSKQARVNLVPLIDVIFTILIFLMVTSSFQVAADSSAGKPQVSQSSGSSEYYLFPVTGLKTVTVNGVDMSKDIRNSAIAIHTQVIDEGEIIIKPKEGSIIITTPAGMSPDKAVNIPST; from the coding sequence ATGACTATAGATACCAGTAGTTACCGCAGAAAACTGCGCAGTAAACAGGCTAGGGTTAACCTGGTTCCCCTCATTGATGTTATTTTTACTATTCTCATATTTCTCATGGTTACCAGTAGTTTTCAGGTTGCCGCTGACTCCAGTGCAGGTAAACCACAGGTAAGTCAAAGTAGTGGCAGTTCAGAATACTACCTTTTCCCAGTGACTGGTCTTAAAACCGTCACTGTCAATGGAGTGGATATGTCCAAAGATATCCGTAACAGTGCCATTGCAATCCATACTCAAGTAATTGATGAAGGAGAAATCATTATAAAGCCCAAAGAAGGATCCATCATCATCACCACACCTGCAGGGATGAGTCCAGATAAGGCCGTTAATATTCCCTCTACCTGA
- a CDS encoding MJ0144 family RNA dihydrouridine synthase-like protein — protein MAGITDGTFCRDISTLGFDMVTLGGYNADQPTHNAGQKILARGRAEFDLNPGELISHLEKETLLLKSQDTWNGIVSVNLRAMTPDPIIEVSRLKNVDVVEINAHCRQPEITDLGCGQALLNNQPHLEKFTRDVVKKAKSKVSVKIRANVPGVDEIKTIQAIDHAGADYLHVDAMKPGFNSADFDLIKSIRPETSMFIIGNNSIRDVESAQKMLAAGADGISIARAAIGGTLSFDLSLI, from the coding sequence ATGGCAGGTATCACCGATGGTACTTTTTGCCGGGACATTTCAACGCTTGGGTTTGACATGGTGACCTTGGGAGGTTACAATGCTGATCAACCCACTCACAATGCAGGACAGAAAATCCTGGCACGTGGAAGAGCGGAGTTTGACTTAAACCCAGGGGAGTTAATTTCTCACCTGGAAAAAGAAACACTTCTCCTTAAAAGTCAGGACACATGGAACGGCATAGTTTCAGTTAATCTCCGCGCCATGACTCCAGACCCTATTATTGAAGTTTCCAGACTTAAAAATGTGGATGTAGTGGAGATCAACGCCCACTGCCGACAACCAGAAATAACTGATCTGGGCTGTGGACAGGCCCTCCTAAATAACCAGCCCCATCTGGAAAAATTCACCAGAGACGTGGTGAAAAAGGCAAAGAGTAAAGTATCTGTGAAGATACGGGCAAATGTCCCAGGTGTAGACGAAATTAAAACAATTCAGGCCATTGATCATGCTGGAGCGGATTATTTACATGTAGATGCCATGAAACCTGGTTTTAACTCAGCAGATTTTGATCTGATTAAATCCATCCGTCCAGAAACTTCTATGTTCATCATTGGTAACAATTCAATTAGGGATGTTGAATCCGCCCAGAAAATGTTGGCTGCTGGTGCAGATGGAATATCAATTGCCAGAGCTGCCATTGGTGGAACACTATCCTTTGATCTATCCCTAATATAG
- a CDS encoding IMP cyclohydrolase: MYLGRILAVGSNKTGNFVAYRVSSRSFPNRMTSTFPERVAVVPKEGFEKDVFVSPYIAYNCIRLVDDVAVVSNGSHTDVIAEKIASGMSIRDSLTLSLMTMDYEKDDFNTPRIAGATTLDGDSYIGIVTHEKVQVEKVPKGESSYIATYEHIQPNKVEFTAGNVTEAAQFIMDGGKFAEFTNPVTSAAAFGENSWELDSI, from the coding sequence ATGTATCTAGGAAGAATATTGGCAGTTGGAAGTAACAAAACAGGTAACTTTGTGGCGTATAGGGTGTCCAGCCGTTCATTTCCCAACAGGATGACCAGCACTTTCCCTGAACGGGTGGCTGTGGTGCCGAAGGAAGGATTTGAAAAGGATGTTTTTGTCAGTCCCTACATAGCTTACAATTGTATCCGTCTGGTGGATGATGTGGCAGTGGTTTCCAATGGTTCCCATACCGATGTCATTGCTGAAAAAATCGCATCTGGTATGAGTATCCGGGATTCTCTGACCCTTTCACTCATGACCATGGACTACGAAAAGGATGACTTTAACACTCCCCGGATTGCAGGAGCTACCACATTAGATGGAGACTCATATATTGGCATTGTTACCCATGAAAAAGTCCAGGTGGAAAAGGTCCCTAAGGGTGAATCCAGTTACATTGCTACTTATGAACACATCCAACCCAACAAAGTGGAATTTACTGCAGGAAACGTCACAGAAGCTGCTCAATTCATAATGGATGGAGGTAAATTCGCAGAATTCACCAATCCAGTAACTTCTGCCGCTGCATTCGGTGAAAACAGTTGGGAATTGGATTCAATCTAA
- the rnhB gene encoding ribonuclease HII: protein MKILGIDEAGRGSVLGPLVVCGVAVEEDRVKYLERLGLKDSKKISPKRRLSLSRKIERIAECHTVNITALDIDTLRSRDVNLNEIEKIAINQIIGNSNPSTCFIDSMDVKPERLASELESMHSQLNVVSEHKADDRYPIVSAASIVAKVERDRAIQNIRKTYPDVGSGYPSDPKTIEFLKTISQETPNELPEFIRRSWATVERILK from the coding sequence ATGAAAATATTAGGAATAGATGAAGCAGGCCGAGGATCTGTTTTAGGCCCCCTGGTTGTTTGTGGTGTTGCTGTGGAGGAAGATCGAGTTAAATATCTTGAAAGGCTCGGTTTAAAGGATTCCAAGAAGATTTCACCCAAAAGGAGACTATCTTTATCCAGAAAGATAGAAAGAATCGCAGAATGTCATACTGTAAACATAACTGCCCTGGATATAGACACACTACGATCACGGGATGTTAACCTGAATGAGATTGAAAAAATCGCCATTAATCAGATCATTGGTAATTCTAACCCATCCACTTGTTTCATTGATTCCATGGATGTTAAACCAGAAAGACTGGCCAGTGAACTGGAAAGCATGCACTCACAACTCAATGTAGTGTCTGAACATAAGGCAGATGACCGTTACCCTATTGTCTCTGCAGCATCCATTGTAGCCAAGGTGGAACGTGACCGGGCCATACAAAATATTCGCAAAACATACCCAGATGTAGGATCCGGTTATCCCAGTGATCCCAAGACCATTGAATTCTTAAAAACAATCAGCCAGGAGACACCGAATGAGTTACCAGAATTCATACGCAGGTCATGGGCTACGGTTGAAAGAATATTAAAATAA
- the atwA gene encoding methyl coenzyme M reductase system, component A2: MSFIELENVTKTFDGVEILKNLNITIEEGAVLGILGRSGSGKSVLINMLRGMKDYRPTEGRIIYNLAVCPECLRVEPPSMAGKLCGCGCNFEAQKVDFWHADRKLFAAVKRRIAIMLQRTFALYEDDTVIDNVIKSITGHDEEESTYMAIDLLDMAQMTHRITHIARDLSGGEKQRVVLARQIAKEPMIFLADEPTGTLDPQTAESIHQALIKGVKEKGTTMVITSHWPEVMRQLSDYVIWLEKGEIVEEGDPETVVQSFMEQVPLPEKKTEFKAGGPIIKMEGVKKHYYSIDRGVVKAVDGIDLEVDEGEIFGVVGLSGAGKTTLSRILYGLTDPSSGQIMVKLGDNWIDMTEKGIFGRGRVKPYLGILHQEYSLYPHRNVLGNLTEAISLELPAEFAKMKALYVLNAVGFDEAYAEKIITKYPDELSGGERHRVALAQVLIKEPNIVILDEPTGTMDPITRVQVTDSIRKARDELKQTFLIISHDMDFVLDVCDRAALMRGGKILKIGLPQDIVEDLTPSEKEKMLKEE; the protein is encoded by the coding sequence ATGTCTTTTATAGAATTGGAAAACGTCACCAAGACCTTTGATGGTGTAGAAATCCTGAAAAACCTGAACATAACCATAGAGGAAGGCGCTGTCCTGGGTATTCTGGGAAGAAGTGGCTCTGGAAAGTCTGTCCTCATAAACATGTTAAGGGGAATGAAGGACTACCGCCCCACCGAAGGCCGAATCATTTATAATTTGGCTGTTTGCCCCGAATGTCTGAGGGTGGAACCACCTTCAATGGCAGGAAAGCTCTGTGGATGTGGATGTAATTTTGAAGCTCAGAAAGTTGATTTCTGGCATGCAGATCGTAAACTTTTCGCTGCAGTCAAACGTCGTATTGCCATCATGCTCCAGAGAACATTTGCTCTTTACGAGGATGACACAGTTATCGATAACGTTATAAAATCAATCACTGGACATGACGAAGAAGAAAGCACCTACATGGCCATTGATCTTCTGGATATGGCCCAGATGACCCACAGGATCACCCATATAGCACGTGATCTTTCAGGTGGAGAAAAACAGAGAGTGGTTCTGGCCAGGCAGATCGCCAAGGAACCAATGATATTTTTAGCTGACGAACCCACCGGTACACTTGACCCTCAGACTGCGGAATCCATCCACCAGGCCCTGATTAAAGGGGTAAAAGAAAAGGGAACCACCATGGTCATCACCTCCCACTGGCCAGAAGTAATGCGACAACTATCCGATTACGTGATCTGGCTGGAGAAGGGAGAAATTGTGGAAGAAGGAGACCCTGAAACTGTGGTGCAAAGTTTCATGGAACAGGTGCCCCTCCCGGAAAAGAAAACCGAATTCAAGGCCGGTGGCCCCATCATAAAAATGGAAGGAGTGAAAAAACACTACTACTCCATTGATCGGGGAGTGGTTAAGGCTGTGGATGGTATAGATCTGGAAGTAGATGAAGGAGAAATATTTGGAGTGGTTGGACTCTCAGGAGCAGGTAAAACCACCCTTTCCCGTATTCTTTACGGCCTCACCGATCCCAGCAGTGGTCAGATAATGGTCAAGTTAGGGGACAACTGGATCGACATGACCGAAAAAGGTATATTCGGCAGAGGCCGTGTTAAACCCTACCTTGGAATATTACACCAGGAGTACAGCCTTTACCCCCACAGAAATGTTTTAGGAAACCTCACCGAAGCAATTAGTCTGGAATTACCCGCAGAATTTGCTAAAATGAAAGCATTATACGTATTGAATGCCGTGGGTTTCGATGAAGCTTATGCTGAAAAGATAATCACCAAATATCCGGATGAGTTAAGTGGAGGAGAAAGACATCGGGTGGCACTGGCCCAGGTTCTAATTAAAGAACCAAATATCGTCATTTTAGACGAACCCACCGGTACCATGGACCCCATAACCAGGGTACAGGTTACTGATTCAATCAGAAAAGCAAGGGATGAACTTAAACAAACTTTCCTCATTATAAGCCATGATATGGACTTTGTGCTGGATGTTTGTGACCGCGCAGCCCTCATGAGAGGTGGAAAGATCCTGAAAATTGGTCTACCCCAGGATATTGTTGAAGATTTAACCCCTTCAGAAAAAGAAAAAATGTTAAAGGAGGAATAA